A part of Microbulbifer sp. MI-G genomic DNA contains:
- a CDS encoding YhdP family protein, whose translation MPLPGAGEALLMVVVRWLARKFWLLIVSLVIVLAITVQTGRLLSPQVENYRPQISHWLSNRLGVPVQMERISLRWEALEVALQLDGLRLGSNGELRMERGLFQLDLLATLWNRELVWKDLQIHTFAAGLIRDKQGEWRLDGFPGISLKSGGDLTTGPSAADPARIFQLSPKIQIRDAAITVQLPDSQLAEISLPQIQLEHRGDFRRLIARAFISREGEHKRVDSETLRLVLEGRGNPREKRHFSLRGYLQLNELLIDDDIVTLLHELTPLPDRFHWRGRKWADGRLWLQKDADNGYRLLGRVDLAQVENLEKALGTKQGTATDSDRIMAPLRAFSGDISGRWLPGELWQLTLQDIQIGWQNLQMPPLNLQVSSDRHGLALAADVIELGGWREIVKRLELLDGVADDWLRALEPSGQLHRVQLLQNTEGGGIRLIANLRDISTRAFRGAPAVSDLSGYLELNGADGRVELDGTALGVDFPTLYAKAFSFERASGTVAWAVEKEANEVSVLSGPLQLDSALGEVKGQFLLALPFQAQSRATDFVLALSLRDAPASAQKLLVPKTVSGDLRSWLNKGLGTNNPGRVESAAFIYRGSSYSKQGKSDALRALGAHNKRQTVQLVADFADGSLKYADDWPSARDVEGRLLVNDGTVLVNANRAALWDIDASDILVGVTPLPGKGSQLDVKAQLSGPAADGLRLLQESPLRQQLGSAFDDWQMRGDIQGGISLSQPLGGGALSPSQRVELQLHHGELLLQDLRLHARALHGDIVYDSGNGLAGTRLDGKLWGRPIAAHIRHFGEGNLRDTQIVVDGSATAESIAAWGRRPELDWLDGVLDYQALVTIPAKEKGAPYAAIFELTSNLAGVAVNLPQPLGKAAQSETNFVLRAPIGTQGSLFHLDYGEHLQGQFWLVEGVLDRAAIALNAEAKLPAQRGLAITGDISSIDLPRWQKQLDVYFKEGDAPSSLTGEVSKNCISDQSPECADRDGGSIVKTAPTSLPVSLDLSTDRLQLGAVDIEHIHITGQSVGTKWQLDFDSEMAAGNIAGVLDKEVPLRLQLAHLRLPAPKQGEELSNNTPVPHPFLEQREDPWADFDFESLPAIDFSAENLQLGDEALGRWSFRVRPSSDRLVLSDIRGAVRGLRLEGRGTGEARLGAQLMWMRDVEGNSASQFIGRLVADDLADIQRSMGHQPLIESKSASFDTALRWDGSPVQVKGSLLSGTLKIDIRDGRFLRSTGTAGSTVLRLLSLFNFDTWARRLRLDFSDLYKSGMAFDRVRGEVVFEGDGQLLIAVPIQVEGPTSELQMAGRVNLLKEDLDLTLVATLPVGNNLALVAALAGNLPAAAGVYLISKAFKKQVNKMASVSYRISGDWAEPQIRYDRLFDGDGAKREGVISGQQQNPPPGEQAGTGGR comes from the coding sequence TTGCCGCTGCCCGGTGCTGGGGAGGCATTGCTGATGGTTGTGGTGCGCTGGCTCGCGAGAAAGTTCTGGCTTCTGATAGTCAGCCTGGTAATCGTTCTGGCAATCACTGTGCAAACCGGACGTCTGTTGTCCCCCCAGGTGGAGAACTACCGGCCGCAAATCAGTCACTGGCTTTCCAATCGTCTGGGTGTGCCGGTGCAGATGGAACGTATCTCTCTGCGCTGGGAGGCCCTGGAAGTCGCATTGCAATTGGATGGGTTGCGCCTCGGCAGCAATGGAGAACTGCGTATGGAGCGCGGTCTCTTTCAATTGGATTTGCTTGCCACTTTGTGGAACCGGGAGCTGGTATGGAAGGATCTGCAAATACATACTTTTGCGGCTGGTCTTATTCGCGATAAACAGGGGGAATGGCGACTCGACGGTTTCCCGGGCATTTCCCTAAAGTCCGGTGGCGACCTCACAACAGGCCCGAGTGCCGCGGACCCTGCACGTATTTTTCAACTCAGCCCCAAAATCCAGATACGCGATGCGGCGATCACCGTACAACTCCCGGACAGCCAATTGGCCGAGATCAGCCTGCCCCAGATCCAGCTGGAGCATCGGGGTGACTTCCGCCGCCTTATCGCCCGCGCCTTTATCTCCCGCGAGGGCGAGCACAAGCGGGTTGATTCGGAGACATTGCGGTTGGTTCTTGAGGGGCGCGGTAATCCCCGAGAGAAAAGACATTTCTCTCTGCGCGGTTACTTGCAGTTGAATGAGCTGCTGATTGATGACGATATCGTCACACTTTTGCATGAACTCACACCATTGCCGGATCGCTTCCACTGGCGCGGCCGCAAGTGGGCGGACGGGCGCCTGTGGCTGCAGAAAGATGCTGATAATGGGTATCGTCTGTTGGGGCGCGTGGATCTTGCCCAGGTGGAGAACCTGGAAAAAGCCCTGGGAACGAAACAGGGTACTGCAACCGATAGCGACCGGATTATGGCTCCACTGCGGGCCTTTTCCGGGGATATATCCGGGCGCTGGCTGCCCGGCGAACTCTGGCAGTTGACCCTGCAGGATATACAGATCGGGTGGCAGAACCTGCAGATGCCGCCACTCAACCTGCAGGTGAGTAGTGACCGGCACGGGCTGGCCCTGGCGGCGGATGTGATTGAACTGGGAGGCTGGCGCGAAATCGTCAAGCGGTTGGAACTTCTGGATGGCGTGGCCGATGACTGGCTGCGTGCTCTGGAGCCCAGTGGCCAGCTGCACCGGGTGCAACTACTGCAGAATACGGAGGGGGGGGGTATCCGCCTGATCGCTAACCTGCGAGATATCAGCACCCGGGCATTCCGGGGTGCCCCCGCAGTGTCTGACCTGAGTGGCTATCTGGAACTCAATGGCGCTGATGGTCGGGTGGAGTTGGATGGTACCGCGCTGGGGGTCGATTTTCCCACTTTGTACGCCAAGGCTTTCTCTTTCGAGCGGGCCAGCGGTACCGTGGCTTGGGCCGTGGAAAAGGAAGCGAATGAGGTCAGCGTGCTTTCGGGGCCTCTGCAGCTGGACAGTGCCCTGGGTGAGGTCAAGGGGCAGTTTTTGCTGGCATTGCCTTTTCAGGCACAAAGTCGCGCAACGGATTTTGTCTTGGCTTTGTCGCTGCGCGATGCGCCGGCCTCGGCACAGAAACTGTTGGTGCCCAAGACGGTCAGTGGGGATCTGCGCAGCTGGTTAAATAAGGGCTTGGGTACGAACAATCCCGGACGCGTGGAGAGCGCCGCATTTATCTACCGCGGCAGCAGCTATTCAAAACAGGGCAAAAGTGATGCCCTGAGGGCACTGGGGGCCCATAACAAGCGCCAGACTGTGCAATTGGTGGCAGATTTTGCCGATGGCAGCCTGAAATATGCTGACGACTGGCCCTCTGCCAGGGACGTAGAGGGCCGCCTACTGGTCAATGACGGTACTGTACTGGTCAATGCCAATCGGGCCGCACTGTGGGATATCGATGCCAGTGACATTCTTGTAGGGGTCACACCACTACCGGGCAAAGGTTCCCAGTTGGACGTGAAAGCCCAATTATCAGGCCCTGCTGCCGATGGTTTGCGCCTGCTGCAGGAATCGCCACTGCGCCAACAATTGGGCAGTGCCTTTGATGATTGGCAAATGAGGGGTGATATCCAGGGGGGGATCAGCCTGTCCCAGCCCCTTGGAGGTGGTGCCCTGTCTCCCAGCCAGCGGGTTGAACTGCAATTGCACCATGGGGAGCTGCTGTTGCAAGACCTGCGATTGCACGCCAGAGCCTTGCACGGGGATATCGTCTACGACAGCGGTAACGGGCTTGCTGGAACACGGTTGGACGGCAAACTCTGGGGGCGGCCGATCGCCGCGCATATCCGCCATTTTGGCGAGGGGAATTTACGCGATACCCAGATTGTTGTGGATGGTAGTGCTACCGCTGAGTCTATCGCCGCCTGGGGCAGGCGGCCGGAGCTTGATTGGCTGGATGGTGTTCTGGATTACCAGGCATTGGTCACTATTCCCGCTAAAGAAAAGGGAGCGCCCTATGCTGCGATTTTCGAGCTGACATCCAATTTGGCCGGTGTGGCGGTTAACCTGCCGCAGCCGCTGGGAAAAGCGGCCCAGAGCGAAACAAATTTCGTACTGCGCGCACCGATTGGCACGCAGGGCAGCCTGTTTCACCTGGATTATGGTGAGCACCTGCAGGGGCAGTTCTGGTTGGTAGAGGGTGTTCTGGACCGCGCGGCTATCGCTTTGAATGCCGAGGCAAAATTACCCGCGCAGCGGGGGCTGGCGATCACTGGAGACATATCCAGTATCGATTTGCCGCGCTGGCAAAAGCAGTTGGATGTCTATTTCAAGGAGGGGGATGCTCCATCTAGTCTAACTGGGGAAGTGAGTAAAAACTGTATATCTGACCAGAGCCCGGAATGTGCCGATCGTGACGGTGGTTCCATTGTAAAAACTGCACCCACATCGCTGCCGGTTAGCCTTGATCTCAGCACCGACCGCCTGCAGCTGGGCGCGGTTGATATTGAACATATCCATATCACCGGGCAAAGTGTCGGCACCAAATGGCAGCTGGATTTTGACAGTGAAATGGCGGCGGGCAATATTGCCGGGGTGCTGGATAAGGAGGTGCCGCTGCGATTGCAGTTGGCCCATTTGCGTCTACCAGCCCCGAAGCAGGGAGAGGAATTGTCCAACAATACACCTGTCCCGCACCCCTTCCTTGAACAGAGAGAAGATCCCTGGGCAGATTTTGATTTTGAAAGTTTGCCCGCCATCGACTTCAGTGCAGAGAACCTGCAACTGGGTGACGAGGCGCTGGGGCGCTGGTCCTTTCGCGTGCGGCCCTCATCGGACCGCCTCGTATTGAGCGATATCCGCGGAGCAGTGCGCGGCTTGCGCCTGGAAGGACGTGGTACCGGGGAGGCACGCCTCGGGGCTCAGCTGATGTGGATGCGCGATGTCGAGGGCAACAGTGCCTCCCAGTTTATCGGTCGCCTGGTTGCCGATGACCTCGCCGATATCCAGCGCTCCATGGGACACCAGCCCCTGATTGAAAGTAAATCCGCCAGCTTCGATACCGCCTTGCGCTGGGATGGTTCACCGGTGCAGGTGAAGGGCAGTCTGCTCTCAGGGACTTTAAAAATTGACATCAGGGATGGCCGTTTCCTGCGTTCCACAGGCACAGCGGGCTCCACGGTGTTGCGTTTGTTATCCCTGTTTAACTTTGACACCTGGGCGCGCCGTTTGCGACTGGATTTCTCCGATCTGTATAAAAGTGGCATGGCCTTTGACCGGGTTCGCGGTGAAGTGGTGTTCGAGGGAGATGGCCAACTGTTGATCGCAGTGCCGATTCAGGTGGAGGGACCCACCAGTGAACTGCAGATGGCGGGCAGGGTCAACTTGCTGAAAGAGGATCTGGATCTCACTCTGGTGGCAACGCTGCCAGTGGGCAACAATCTCGCCCTGGTCGCCGCGTTGGCCGGCAATCTTCCCGCCGCTGCGGGAGTTTACCTGATCAGTAAGGCTTTTAAGAAGCAGGTAAATAAAATGGCCAGTGTCAGTTATCGTATCAGCGGCGACTGGGCCGAGCCGCAAATCCGTTATGACAGGCTCTTTGATGGTGATGGTGCCAAGCGTGAGGGCGTGATCTCCGGGCAGCAGCAGAATCCACCACCAGGGGAGCAAGCGGGCACCGGCGGCCGGTAA
- the mgtE gene encoding magnesium transporter, whose translation MSSPPQAEIKFRAQNQLSALFAALDSGTGQEVRRMLKTLTPQSIAQLLESSPPRIRQVLWGLIDRDIEGEVLQELSDEVRSQILNTMDTEEMVEIMEGLDADDIADILQQLPERIVAEVLSSMSETDRLRVESVLAYDENTAGGLMDTNTISVRPNLSLDVVLRYLRRHEQLPESTDSLFVVNRKGEYIGLLPLSKLLTTDPSVTVREVVNTDVEPIPADMPDTEVARLFEKYDWITAPVVDEENRLLGRITIDDVVDVIREDADHSLMSLAGLDEEEDTFAPVRRTARRRALWLGINLLTALLASWVISLFQNTLEKVVALAVLMPIVASMGGVAGSQTLTVVIRGMALGQIGKSNLNWLLSRELGSAALNALLWSLVIGLIAALWFGDLHIALIIVAAMVINLITAALAGAILPVVLRAIHIDPALAGGVALTTVTDVVGFMSFLGLATWYFG comes from the coding sequence GTGTCCAGCCCACCCCAAGCCGAAATCAAGTTCCGCGCCCAAAACCAGTTGAGCGCGCTGTTTGCCGCGCTCGATAGCGGCACAGGGCAGGAAGTCCGGCGCATGCTCAAAACTCTGACACCCCAGAGCATCGCACAACTGCTGGAAAGTTCCCCCCCCCGTATCCGCCAGGTTCTGTGGGGCCTTATCGACCGGGATATCGAAGGTGAGGTACTGCAGGAGCTCAGCGACGAGGTGCGCAGCCAGATCCTCAACACCATGGATACGGAGGAAATGGTGGAGATCATGGAGGGGTTGGATGCGGACGATATCGCTGACATCCTCCAGCAACTCCCCGAGCGCATCGTCGCAGAAGTGCTCTCATCCATGAGCGAGACGGACCGCCTGCGGGTGGAGAGTGTACTCGCCTACGATGAGAATACCGCCGGCGGCCTGATGGACACCAACACCATCTCGGTGCGCCCCAACCTGAGTCTGGATGTCGTCCTGCGCTACCTGCGCCGCCACGAACAACTCCCGGAATCCACTGACAGCCTGTTCGTCGTAAACCGCAAAGGGGAATATATCGGCCTGCTACCCCTGTCAAAACTGCTTACTACAGATCCTTCGGTCACGGTGCGCGAGGTGGTCAATACCGATGTGGAACCCATCCCCGCGGATATGCCCGATACCGAAGTTGCCCGACTGTTTGAGAAATACGACTGGATCACGGCTCCGGTGGTGGATGAAGAGAACCGCCTGCTGGGACGCATCACCATTGATGACGTGGTGGATGTGATTCGCGAGGACGCCGATCACTCGCTGATGAGTCTCGCCGGTCTAGATGAGGAGGAGGACACCTTTGCGCCCGTACGGCGCACCGCGCGCAGGCGCGCACTGTGGCTGGGTATCAATCTGCTTACTGCCCTCCTCGCCTCCTGGGTGATCAGCCTGTTTCAGAATACCCTGGAGAAGGTAGTGGCCCTGGCTGTACTGATGCCCATTGTCGCCAGTATGGGCGGCGTGGCCGGCAGCCAGACGCTCACCGTGGTCATCCGGGGCATGGCACTTGGGCAAATCGGAAAAAGCAACTTGAACTGGCTGCTCTCCCGGGAATTGGGTTCGGCTGCCCTGAATGCCCTTCTCTGGTCTCTGGTGATTGGACTGATCGCCGCTCTGTGGTTTGGCGACCTACACATCGCCCTGATCATTGTCGCGGCGATGGTGATCAATCTGATCACAGCGGCTCTGGCCGGAGCCATACTTCCAGTAGTATTGCGCGCCATACATATTGACCCCGCCCTGGCCGGTGGCGTGGCACTCACAACGGTGACAGACGTTGTGGGTTTTATGTCCTTCCTCGGGCTCGCCACCTGGTACTTTGGCTAA
- the yjgA gene encoding ribosome biogenesis factor YjgA, with protein MTGYNDLSKSKTQLKKEMHELQQLGQQLTELSKARLAEVPMSNTLREAIMTCARIKSNEARRRQMQYIGKLMRSVDHEAISAALERFKELDRRHLPFDTMAEDWRNRLLKESTDAQGDFFNQYPEVNHQQLRQLVRNASREMKNSLPPSNQRKLFRYLRDFFSRKAQDKSGQGQRDNRD; from the coding sequence ATGACCGGGTACAACGACCTGTCGAAGAGCAAAACCCAGCTCAAAAAGGAAATGCACGAGCTGCAGCAGCTGGGACAACAGTTGACTGAACTCTCCAAAGCCCGCCTGGCCGAAGTGCCGATGAGTAACACTCTGCGGGAAGCAATCATGACCTGTGCTCGCATCAAATCCAATGAAGCCCGCCGCCGCCAGATGCAATACATCGGAAAATTAATGCGCAGTGTTGATCACGAGGCCATAAGTGCTGCTTTGGAGAGGTTCAAGGAGCTTGACCGTCGGCACCTGCCCTTCGATACAATGGCCGAGGACTGGCGCAATCGCCTCCTGAAAGAGAGCACCGATGCTCAGGGGGACTTTTTTAATCAGTACCCAGAAGTAAACCACCAGCAATTGCGCCAACTGGTGCGCAACGCCAGTCGGGAAATGAAAAACAGCCTGCCCCCCTCCAACCAGCGCAAGTTGTTTCGCTATCTGCGGGATTTCTTTTCGCGAAAAGCCCAGGACAAGTCGGGGCAGGGTCAACGGGATAATCGGGACTAA
- the hpf gene encoding ribosome hibernation-promoting factor, HPF/YfiA family translates to MQINISGHHVDITPPMRSYCENKLEKLSRHYGNITNAQVILSVEKLIQKAEARVHINGHDLCAGSEDSDMYAAIDALADKLDRQLKKHKEKLQSHR, encoded by the coding sequence ATGCAGATCAACATTAGTGGTCACCACGTCGATATCACCCCTCCCATGCGCAGTTACTGCGAAAACAAATTGGAAAAGCTGTCTCGGCATTACGGCAACATTACTAACGCCCAAGTCATCCTATCCGTTGAAAAACTGATCCAGAAAGCCGAAGCCCGGGTACACATCAATGGCCATGACCTCTGTGCAGGCTCTGAGGATAGTGATATGTACGCGGCCATTGATGCGCTCGCGGACAAACTGGACCGCCAACTCAAAAAGCACAAAGAGAAGTTGCAAAGCCACCGCTGA
- the ptsN gene encoding PTS IIA-like nitrogen regulatory protein PtsN, which translates to MTLEALLSPQLSFCHLAGSSKKKLLLNIAQAIAEQYSQHDADTIFNQLIARERLGSTGIGEGVAIPHCRLPGCSQPIGVLCTIKPAVDFDATDRQPVDLLFALLVPEDAEQQHLETLAQIAALFSDNRIRDKLRQAKTSDELYALAIDSAAAA; encoded by the coding sequence ATGACACTCGAAGCATTACTTTCCCCCCAACTCAGCTTTTGCCATCTGGCAGGGAGCAGCAAAAAGAAGTTACTGCTCAATATTGCCCAGGCGATCGCCGAGCAATATTCCCAACATGATGCCGATACCATCTTCAATCAGTTGATTGCCCGCGAGCGCCTCGGCTCCACCGGCATCGGGGAGGGTGTTGCCATACCACACTGTCGCCTGCCTGGTTGCAGCCAGCCAATTGGCGTGCTCTGCACCATCAAGCCTGCAGTAGATTTTGACGCTACAGATCGCCAACCTGTGGATTTACTGTTTGCCCTGCTGGTACCTGAAGATGCAGAGCAACAACACCTTGAGACACTTGCACAAATTGCCGCCCTGTTTTCCGATAACCGGATAAGGGATAAGTTAAGGCAGGCGAAAACCAGTGATGAACTCTACGCACTGGCCATAGACAGCGCCGCAGCCGCCTGA
- the lptB gene encoding LPS export ABC transporter ATP-binding protein: MPTLKALHLAKQYKKRKVVQDVSVSVTSGQIVGLLGPNGAGKTTCFYMIAGLVRADTGRVLIDDEDITGLPMHGRARKGIGYLPQEASVFRRLSVRDNILAILETRKDLSRPARQQQAKALLSEFNITHIEHSLGMALSGGERRRVEIARALATNPRFVLLDEPFAGVDPISVNDIKDIVRHLRNRGIGVLITDHNVRETLDICETAYIVSEGHIIAAGTPEEVLVNQQVREVYLGHEFTI; this comes from the coding sequence ATGCCAACGCTCAAAGCGTTACACCTCGCCAAGCAGTACAAGAAAAGAAAAGTCGTTCAGGATGTCTCCGTCAGCGTCACCAGTGGTCAGATAGTTGGCCTTCTGGGCCCCAATGGTGCCGGGAAAACCACCTGCTTTTACATGATCGCCGGCCTGGTCCGGGCCGATACCGGGCGGGTATTAATCGATGATGAAGACATCACCGGCCTTCCCATGCATGGTCGTGCACGCAAAGGGATCGGCTATCTGCCCCAGGAGGCCTCGGTATTCCGTCGCCTGTCGGTGCGCGACAATATTCTCGCCATCCTTGAGACCCGTAAGGACCTGTCCCGCCCTGCACGCCAGCAGCAGGCCAAGGCACTGCTCAGTGAGTTCAATATTACCCATATCGAGCACAGTCTGGGGATGGCCCTCTCCGGGGGAGAACGCCGCCGGGTGGAAATCGCCCGCGCACTCGCCACAAATCCCAGGTTTGTATTGCTGGACGAACCTTTTGCTGGGGTAGACCCGATCTCGGTCAACGATATCAAGGACATTGTCCGCCACCTGCGCAACAGGGGTATTGGTGTCCTGATTACCGACCACAATGTGCGCGAAACCCTCGATATCTGTGAAACCGCCTATATCGTCAGTGAAGGCCATATTATCGCCGCCGGCACTCCGGAAGAAGTGCTCGTGAACCAGCAGGTGCGCGAGGTCTATCTGGGGCACGAATTTACCATCTAG
- the msrB gene encoding peptide-methionine (R)-S-oxide reductase MsrB encodes MEKSRVLGPLLVAVLAVSACSEADERQTQTMTVDEAKVRISEGKDLEQIPKSVWKQLLPEDRYKVLWEKDTERAYSGKLLYNNEEGVYVTAGCRLPVFSSAQKYKSGTGWPSFWDVAYPENIVLKDDFSWGLRRTEVLSKCGEHLGHVFKDGPAPTNLRYCLNSLALDFEPAMEKKP; translated from the coding sequence ATGGAGAAGTCCCGTGTACTTGGTCCGCTGCTGGTTGCAGTTCTGGCGGTTTCAGCCTGTTCCGAGGCTGATGAGCGGCAAACCCAGACCATGACAGTGGATGAAGCCAAGGTGCGTATCAGCGAGGGCAAAGACTTGGAGCAGATACCAAAATCGGTCTGGAAGCAACTTTTGCCGGAAGACCGGTACAAGGTGCTTTGGGAGAAGGATACAGAGCGGGCTTATAGTGGCAAGTTACTTTACAACAATGAAGAGGGGGTGTATGTCACTGCAGGTTGTCGCCTGCCGGTGTTCAGTTCGGCGCAAAAGTATAAATCCGGTACAGGCTGGCCCAGTTTCTGGGATGTGGCCTACCCGGAAAATATTGTCCTGAAAGATGATTTTAGCTGGGGCTTGAGGCGTACCGAAGTGTTGTCCAAATGTGGTGAGCACCTGGGACATGTCTTTAAGGATGGACCCGCACCGACCAATCTGCGTTACTGCCTGAACTCCCTGGCACTGGATTTCGAGCCGGCCATGGAAAAAAAGCCGTAG
- the rapZ gene encoding RNase adapter RapZ, with product MRLVIISGRSGSGKSSALQLLEDVGFNCIDNLPTSLLPQLVKWAGDQPPQENTRLGLGIDARNLWQDIKQAPQVIESLRANEVQCDVIYLDAREPILVQRFSETRRKHPLSNNCTHLLEALNQERELLSPIAAMADMVIDTSSLSLHELRELVKNRVVGKHSNGMAILFQSFGFKYGVPVDADLVFDLRCLPNPYWEPALRKKTGRDPEVIQFLRAHPETDKMEADITQFLQRWLPSYQKSNRSYTCISIGCTGGRHRSVYMVEQLAKTFSPQFDSLQIRHREQRR from the coding sequence ATGCGCTTGGTGATCATCAGCGGCCGTTCCGGCTCCGGTAAAAGCTCCGCTCTCCAGTTGCTGGAGGATGTGGGATTTAACTGCATTGATAATCTGCCGACCAGCCTGCTGCCCCAACTGGTCAAATGGGCTGGAGACCAGCCGCCACAGGAAAATACCCGTTTGGGCCTGGGCATTGATGCCCGTAACCTGTGGCAGGATATCAAACAGGCACCTCAGGTGATTGAATCCCTGCGAGCAAATGAAGTGCAATGCGATGTGATCTATCTGGATGCGCGCGAGCCGATACTGGTGCAACGTTTCAGTGAAACCCGCCGCAAACATCCCCTTAGCAATAACTGCACTCATCTGCTCGAAGCCCTCAATCAGGAGAGGGAACTGCTCTCCCCTATCGCAGCCATGGCAGATATGGTGATCGACACAAGCAGCCTGAGCCTGCACGAACTGCGTGAACTGGTTAAAAACCGGGTGGTGGGCAAACACTCCAATGGCATGGCCATTCTATTCCAGTCATTTGGCTTCAAGTACGGTGTACCGGTAGACGCGGACTTGGTATTCGATCTGCGCTGTCTTCCCAATCCCTATTGGGAGCCGGCCCTGAGAAAGAAAACCGGCAGGGACCCCGAGGTGATACAGTTTCTGCGCGCCCACCCAGAAACCGATAAGATGGAGGCCGACATCACCCAGTTCCTGCAGCGATGGCTGCCTTCCTACCAAAAAAGCAATCGAAGCTACACCTGCATCTCCATTGGCTGTACCGGCGGACGCCACCGCTCGGTGTACATGGTGGAACAATTGGCCAAAACCTTCTCACCGCAATTCGACAGCTTGCAGATCCGCCATCGCGAGCAACGGAGATAG
- a CDS encoding HPr family phosphocarrier protein — protein MHKQQLTIINKLGLHARAASKLAQTSARFSSDIQVHCQGKSVNAKSVMALMLLAAGKGTELTLEINGPDEDEALSAICNLISDRFGEAE, from the coding sequence ATGCATAAACAGCAACTCACCATTATCAACAAGCTCGGCTTACACGCTCGCGCAGCCAGCAAACTCGCACAAACTTCAGCGCGCTTTTCCTCCGATATCCAGGTGCATTGCCAAGGCAAATCCGTCAATGCCAAAAGTGTCATGGCGCTGATGCTACTGGCAGCGGGCAAGGGCACCGAGTTGACATTGGAAATTAACGGTCCCGATGAAGACGAAGCACTCAGCGCCATCTGCAACCTGATCTCGGATCGCTTTGGAGAAGCCGAGTAG
- a CDS encoding RNA polymerase factor sigma-54 yields MKQSLQLKLGTQLTMTPQLQQAIRLLQLSTMDLQQEIQAALDGNPMLEVETDEVLSTANIAESNAQQEPTAGSESAIASSSGEHELSEDSWSQNIPDELPLDSRWDEIYGNYSSGFDGDKLEFEHSAPGDSLQDHLHWQLNLTTLSAHDKWIGENLIDAIKPCGLLGTPIAQITASLHVEEDEVLAVLKAIQQFEPTGCGARDLQECLLLQLQQLPDSTPWLKQAKDIIERHLGLLGKRDFRQLSRRTNLNEAQLGAVIRLIQTLNPTPGERYGREETAYVIPDILVSRKGLRWQVDLNGEITPKIRINNHYAALVRRADNSRENSFLRDHLQEARWFLKSLQSRHDTLLKVATCIVEKQQGFLEEGPEAMRPMVLADIAQAIGMHESTISRVTTQKYMLTPRGVYELKYFFSSHVSTDSGEDASSTAIRAMIRKLIDTEAPRKPLSDNKIAQELDRQGIKVARRTVAKYRESMGIPSSSERKRLA; encoded by the coding sequence ATGAAGCAGTCTCTTCAGCTTAAGCTCGGCACCCAGTTGACCATGACCCCGCAGTTGCAGCAGGCAATACGCCTGTTGCAACTGTCGACAATGGATTTACAACAGGAGATCCAGGCCGCTCTGGACGGCAACCCCATGCTGGAAGTTGAGACTGACGAGGTTCTCTCTACAGCCAATATCGCAGAGAGCAACGCCCAGCAGGAGCCGACAGCTGGCTCAGAAAGTGCAATCGCCTCCTCCAGTGGTGAGCACGAACTCAGTGAAGACAGCTGGAGCCAGAATATTCCCGACGAGTTGCCGCTGGACTCCCGCTGGGACGAAATCTACGGCAACTACAGCAGTGGGTTCGATGGTGACAAATTAGAGTTTGAGCACAGTGCTCCCGGAGACAGTCTGCAGGATCACCTGCACTGGCAACTCAACCTCACCACACTATCTGCGCATGACAAGTGGATCGGTGAAAACCTGATTGATGCGATCAAGCCCTGCGGACTGCTGGGAACCCCCATTGCTCAGATCACAGCGTCCCTCCATGTTGAAGAGGATGAGGTCCTCGCCGTGCTCAAAGCGATCCAGCAGTTCGAGCCCACTGGCTGTGGCGCGCGGGACCTGCAGGAGTGTCTGCTGTTGCAGTTGCAGCAGCTGCCAGACAGCACACCCTGGCTTAAACAGGCCAAGGACATTATTGAACGCCATCTCGGTCTGCTCGGCAAACGGGACTTCCGCCAACTGAGCCGGCGCACAAACCTGAATGAGGCCCAGTTAGGCGCGGTAATTCGCCTGATCCAGACCCTAAACCCCACCCCCGGGGAGCGCTATGGCAGAGAGGAGACCGCCTACGTCATTCCTGACATCCTCGTTTCCCGCAAAGGGTTGCGCTGGCAGGTGGATCTGAATGGGGAAATCACCCCGAAAATCCGTATTAATAATCACTATGCCGCCTTGGTCAGGCGCGCAGATAACTCCAGAGAAAACAGCTTCCTGCGGGACCACCTCCAGGAGGCGCGCTGGTTTTTGAAAAGCCTGCAGAGCCGCCACGATACCCTGCTCAAGGTGGCGACCTGTATTGTTGAGAAACAGCAGGGATTCCTCGAAGAGGGTCCCGAGGCCATGAGACCGATGGTACTGGCAGATATTGCCCAAGCCATTGGCATGCATGAATCCACTATCTCCAGAGTCACCACCCAGAAGTACATGCTGACTCCCCGGGGCGTTTACGAGCTCAAATATTTTTTCTCCAGCCATGTCAGCACCGATTCCGGCGAGGACGCCTCGTCAACCGCCATTCGCGCAATGATTCGCAAGCTGATTGATACCGAAGCCCCACGCAAGCCCCTTTCGGACAATAAAATCGCCCAGGAACTCGACAGGCAGGGAATCAAGGTAGCACGCCGCACAGTAGCAAAATACCGGGAGTCCATGGGAATCCCCTCTTCCAGTGAGCGCAAACGCTTAGCCTGA